Genomic window (Musa acuminata AAA Group cultivar baxijiao chromosome BXJ1-9, Cavendish_Baxijiao_AAA, whole genome shotgun sequence):
GATAAAATTCTCATGGTTTTTGGTCAACTTTTACTAGTTGAATGATATAGTGTTTTCTTTGGAAGCTTTTTGCCAAGGCCCTTAAGTTGTTAGGCAATGGATTTTCTCATGTAATCAATCTGTGACGATTGTTCAATTAGTATTTACTATGATAATTAACTTTTTAATATATCTATTTCATTGAAGCCTGATTTTCTTAACATGTCTATCTATTTTTGACTTTAATATGATgtttgatttatttataaatgATCAAGGAAATTAGAGATCTACTGAAATGCTATTTGGGCCCTTTTTGGCTGCCAGTATGCAAAGGATACCATCTATCAAACTcgttaaaaattttgtagaaagctGACCATGAGGGCCAACCGTAAGCTAAACATACTTATAGGCATTCCTTTGCTCTTGTAATGACCCAGCTAGTAATACTAATAAATAGGACTCTAATCTTTTGTTGAAaattgttttataaaaaaatctaatCATTTGAGGTAGGATTATGCAATAAGTTAGAAAAcatattaattaattttgaaaAAGAATAAAGTAAAAAAGTTAACAATGTCATTAATTAGATAGGACGTTTTTAAAAATGCTAGAATTAAGCTAAAAAATTTTATTTGACCATTTATTGCTGTCACCAGTAACTAACCGACACAGTATCCACCTAGCCAGTTAATGTATAAAAAAATGGGTtaaataatgatttttattttgtttttaattgGGAAATGTAAATATGGGCCAAGAAAAGTTTGTCTCCATCAGGAATAGACCACAACCAATAACAACCACGTGGACGGCAGCAACAAATCAATCAGATACGAGTGTTAGGACGCTGAAAGCAACGGTCGTTGTTAACGTGGGCAACGCTTTCCGGATGGGTTTCCGGTTTCGTGACGAGGAACAGCGGCACGGTCCACCACAAGCGTCCACCTGGGGACCACCAGTCATAGATCGGTTGGTGAGATGGGTATGCGGCGAGGGTGTCATTTTTATCTGTGACGCATCTGCCGAGGCCGAACGACGAAGCACGTCCCATGGGAACAAGCGGCACGGCGAGCTCTGGTGGTGGTTCGTCCACACGCGTCACTAGAATAATAGCAACCGTCAGCTATTTCCCACCAAACCTATCCGCCCCTGCATTCCCCTTCACGCAACTCCCCGGCCCACGTTTTTCACTTCCCTGGCCGCATCGTCATCCCCGCGACCAACGGGTGCTCCGGGATGGCGATCCCGGGAGAccaaaacaaaataaataaataaatgcagcACGTCCTCCGACCCCGTCCCGTCGCTCAATTGGTGCAGTTAAAAGGGCCCACGTCGCTATCACCAACCGGTAAGCGCCATGGTGGGCGGGAAACAATTATTTTCGGAAAAAGGGGAAGGACGAGCACTAAACCGATATTTGCATCCCGTCCATTGGAACCCGCTTTTCGATTGGGCAGCAGCAGGGTGGGAGCCAGCCGCTGCGCTGTTGCCGCCGCCATTGACGATGTAGGTACGCATGGTGGTAAGTGGGTAGAAGCTCGACCGGGATCCAGACGCGACTCCCAACCTCTGCCGTAGCTGAGAGGTTCTGCCGGCCTGACTCGCCTAACCAAGAGAGCAAGGGCCTCATGATCTCACACCAGTTTGTTACCGTGAGCGTTCGACACGAGCACAGTTAGCAACAGAAAAAGCGAAGGACGGCATCCCAACCGTCTCTTATTTTCTACTTCTGCAGTGAACAGGGCCCGCCCTCCCCTAATGTCACTTTAATTGGAGTGACCGACGAAAAAGGAATACAAATAAAAATTCCGTGGCGGTGTTATTAATAAGGCGAGGGGAGTTGGCTGATACGTGGATTGTCTGCTTTTAGATCCATTGTGTTACCGCAGACGCGGAGAAGAGGAAGACTAGTCACCATGAGGAAAAGCCGTCGCCAACCTCGTTaggtttctttctttctccccaTGGCGTCTGGGATACCCGGACGCAAGCTCGGCTACGAGGGAAGCGGAggtggcggtggaggaggaaACCTCTTTAAGAGGACGCTGGCGGATATGGAAAGGCAGCTGCAGAACGCGCTTTTGCTGCGGTCGGTGAGGCAAAGAACTCAGACCATGCCTTCAATCTTCAGTTTTTCTTATGGAGTCGGAGGTCTCGTTTGCAACTCGTTCACCGCCGCTGCGCCGCAGAGACTGGTTTCTTCCTTGCCGTCTGCCAGTTCCTCGGAGTTTGGGTTGCCACGGAAACCCGAGTTGCTCCTCGTCTCGTCGGTTCCGGAGGATAGGTCTCCCGTCTCGGTTAGTGACCAACTCCGGGAGCTGGAGCGGCAGCTCCTGTTGGACGACGAGGACGAGGCCGAGGCCAGCGTGTCGTGCGGCTCCGCCGCCACCCACGCCGAGGCGATCCAGCGGCTGAtttcgccgccgccgctgctcgcgTCGCCAACTAACTCCTCTTCTTCCACCATCTCCTTCGCCTCCTGCTCTCCTCCCTCGTCCATGCCCTCCccacctcttcctccttcctcgagGCAGATGCTTCTTGATACCGCCACCGCCCTCGGCGAAGGGAATTTGGACGCGGCGACAGCAAATCTGACCCTGCTAAAGCGCGCGGCTGATACGCGAGGTGATGCCGAACATCGCCTCATGGCGGTGATGGTCACCGCGCTTCTATCTCGCCTCAATCATCCGCAAGTGGGAATCTCCCACCCGATCGCGGACCTCCGCAGCCCGGAGCACTTCGCTGCCACCCAGATGCTCTATAGTCTATCTCCCTGCTTCAAGCTCGGATTCGTCACTGCCAATTCTGCGATCTTGGATGCCACGAAGGACGAACCTAAGATTCACATCCTCGACTTTGAAGTCGGGCAGGGTGGCCAATACGCCGCTCTCGTCCAGACCGTCGCCGAGCGCCTACGACTCCGCCCCGCCAAATCCCCACCTGCCATCAGGATCACCGCCATCATCGACCCCTCCTCCCCGTTCACCAATATCAACGCCGGAAACTTGAGGGCTGTTGGCGACCGGATCAAGAAGCTAGCGGAAAGGTTCCGCGTGGTGCTCCATTTCAACATCGTCTCTCTGCGAGTGGCAGAGTTGGGCGCGGCTTCGCTCGGGTGCGAGACCGGGGAGGAGACCCTAGTCGTGAACCTTCCGTTCGTCCTCTCGAGGGTTCCCGACGAGAGCGTCTCCCCGGAGAACCCCCGCGACGAGCTTCTCCGGCGCGTGTGCGCCCTCCGGCCGCGGCTGGTGGCGATTGCGGAGCAGGAGATCAACACCAGCACCGCGCCGTTTCCCGCTCGGCTCGCCGAGGCGTGCAGGCACTACGGGGCGCTGCTGGAGTCGCTGGAGGCGGCGGCGCAGGGCAGCTCGGGCCCAGAGCGGGGGCGGGTGGAGGCCGGGTTGGCGCGGCGGGCGGTGAACGCGGTGGCGGGGGAGGGGGCGGAACGGGTGGAGCGGTGCGAGGTGTTGGGCAAGTGGCGGGCGCGGATGAGCATGGCCGGGTTCGAGCCGGTACCTCTGGGGCCGACCGTGGTGGAGTCCATCAAGGCCCGGCTCGCCTCATCCTGGCCCAACCCGGGGTTCACCGTGAAGGAGGATGCCGGCAGCCTCGCGCTCGGGTTCGCTTGGATGAATCGGGTGCTCACTGTCGCGTCTGCGTGGCGTTAGGCGGAGTTTTcatcaattattataaatataaatatataaatattattatcgcCATCATTATTAATTATTAATTGTTGGAGACGTGGcccacttttttttgttttttaccaGTTGTGATTTGGttattgatgtttattatgatcaaCTTTATAGGGAAAGGGACGACAGGCGTTATATATTGATACCTGTGGTTGTTGATGAACCTTGTAACTCCATCTTAATACCTTCTAATTTTTAATGTTACGTGTTTTAACTTCACACGATTTACACAAACTAAGCTAATTGCACAAACTTAGTCAAGTGATTCACACCTATTACAACGAACCTTTCATCAAATTTCGACATCAGATatgttaattttttatatatatttattttgtaaaATATGAATGAAGTTTACATGTACGTGTACGTAGAAAACCTTAATGTTAAAGTCGTGAATTTCACGTTAGGATTTAGTCTGCATCCACCTGCACTCTGGAATCTATGACCTCTTTGAGAAGGACAAGGATATGGTGTCGGGGATGTGTCACAGAAGCATAGATCTAGATTATCGTGAGCTCTCGTTACTGCCAGAACAGTACCCTCACAGAAGCATCAGCAGTCGTTGGACACCAATAAAACACCAATAAATCATTTTGATATGCTTGTAAACATCGCTGTCATTACCTATCTGAACATAAGATTGCCACGAgcaaaaaaaggaacaaaatggATCCAAcattttcaaataaaaatcagaaaaaaagaaactcttctatatttttctttaattttcctatcaaacaaaaacttgtatTTTCATTTCGATACGTTCATAATCATTTCCACcgagaaaaaaatattgttatgAATGAACGACCACTTttcctattttattttatttattttcgatTAAATGAACactagaataaatattttttatttt
Coding sequences:
- the LOC135593405 gene encoding scarecrow-like protein 8 — protein: MASGIPGRKLGYEGSGGGGGGGNLFKRTLADMERQLQNALLLRSVRQRTQTMPSIFSFSYGVGGLVCNSFTAAAPQRLVSSLPSASSSEFGLPRKPELLLVSSVPEDRSPVSVSDQLRELERQLLLDDEDEAEASVSCGSAATHAEAIQRLISPPPLLASPTNSSSSTISFASCSPPSSMPSPPLPPSSRQMLLDTATALGEGNLDAATANLTLLKRAADTRGDAEHRLMAVMVTALLSRLNHPQVGISHPIADLRSPEHFAATQMLYSLSPCFKLGFVTANSAILDATKDEPKIHILDFEVGQGGQYAALVQTVAERLRLRPAKSPPAIRITAIIDPSSPFTNINAGNLRAVGDRIKKLAERFRVVLHFNIVSLRVAELGAASLGCETGEETLVVNLPFVLSRVPDESVSPENPRDELLRRVCALRPRLVAIAEQEINTSTAPFPARLAEACRHYGALLESLEAAAQGSSGPERGRVEAGLARRAVNAVAGEGAERVERCEVLGKWRARMSMAGFEPVPLGPTVVESIKARLASSWPNPGFTVKEDAGSLALGFAWMNRVLTVASAWR